One Molothrus ater isolate BHLD 08-10-18 breed brown headed cowbird chromosome 14, BPBGC_Mater_1.1, whole genome shotgun sequence DNA segment encodes these proteins:
- the LOC118698818 gene encoding fibroblast growth factor 13-like — MVTKTKPFPLHILESIAEMLPELEHFTPECKFKESVFENYYVTYSSMIYRQQQSGRGWYLGLNKEGEIMKGNHVKKNKPAAHFLPKPLKVAMYKEPSLHDLTEFSRSGSGTPTKSRSVSGVLNGGKSMSQNEST, encoded by the exons ATGGTAACGAAGACCAAACCCTTCCCCTTGCATATTTTGGAGTCCATAGCTGAGATGTTGCCAGAGCTC GAACATTTTACACCCGAATGCAAGTTCAAAGAATCAGTATTTGAAAACTACTATGTGACATATTCCTCAATGATCTACAGACAGCAACAGTCTGGCCGGGGTTGGTATTTGGGTCTTaacaaagaaggagaaataatgAAAGGAAACCAcgtgaagaaaaataaacctgcaGCACACTTTCTTCCAAAACCCTTAAAAG TGGCCATGTACAAAGAGCCTTCCCTCCACGATCTCACAGAGTTCTCCAGGTCTGGAAGTGGGACCCCAACAAAGAGCAGAAGCGTTTCAGGAGTGCTAAACGGGGGTAAATCCATGAGCCAGAACGAGTCCACGTAG